In Metarhizium brunneum chromosome 3, complete sequence, a genomic segment contains:
- the alnA_2 gene encoding Highly reducing polyketide synthase alnA, with the protein MDDDIAVIGLGLRFPGDATDPESLWKILEAGESQWSEIPKERLNIDGYYHPSGDRQGSISFKGAHLLKGDIRAFDATFFSIPSEDAKAIDPQQRMLLEVSYEALENAGLKKEDVYGSDTSVYVGSFVKDYEQVCLRDPDWSPQYAATGNGIAIMANRISYFFNFHGPSVTVDTGCSGSLVSVHLGAQSLRNRESSIAIAAGAGMILTPSTIMPMTALNFLSPDGKCFTFDERANGYGRGEGIGVVIMKRLSDALRDNDTIRAVIRGTSVNQDGRTTGITLPSKEAQVANIRSVYKSAGLDFDQTAYVECHGTGTQAGDWRELKAVSETLAADRDIRKPIVVGSVKPNIGHLEGAAGVAGIIKGVMVLEKGKIPPNINFKTGNPDINFENWKVPTSLMDWPMPGLRRVSINCFGFGGTNAHAILDEAPKYLQSRGLIGNHSSADMTPSSPDKLMLDEDATKSRENEYQLFCYSAHEKSGVSRIMGSHSEYIKARAKSGPRELLTDYSYTLSCRRSTMEWKGFIVAKSITELAAKLETAGSSETVRSLRKSQPRIGFVFSGQGTQWARMGQDLMQFQVFRSSLEEASEYLLHCLQSPFNLIREILRDESDSAISYPHIAQPATTAIQVALVDLLHAFGVSPTSVIGHSSGEIAAAYAGGAVSRFHAWEIAYFRGLAAISMPFRAPKLKGAMLVLGMSFDETRKYLEDGHFSAEIACVNSPASTTISGRVDAIEAISQDLAERKQKVFCRTLKVQTAYHSSHMRLVEHDYRDSLVSIQPRELQTQVQMFSSVTGKSVRGEELGPHYWSDNMVNPVLFVAAVTSMMQQPVEARPEILIEVGPRAALRSPTTETMASIFHEDLIPAYYSIMQPKINGILKVLGLVGDLWTEGCSLNMEQVISRGEIQRMKCLSNLPPYPWNHDKSYWHESHLSIANRNREYPRQDLIGALTADSTPFEPRWRGFLRVSENPWIQDHQVQKTIVYPAAGMVSMVLEGAKQIKPAMDGFLGYEISHMHLSKAMIVPNTEHGLEVALNIKITTDISGEVQPKASHQFSIYSKYLGRDWEQHATGFIQFKHTTAYSSAPSTAHDKQLDKLSDSCKKGMNSRQLYEDLDTIGMNYGPTFQNISNIRKGEGACVCKVGVPDTKSKMPAKFEYPHIIHPATLDSMFHPLFVIETVPMVPTFIKSLFVSTGIDQDGPKVFSGFATADRVGLQGATAKIVMNGCGTSKTRVIVNGLYLTALQSTGLEEKFLPSFRNLCTEIVWREDATFDSSTDLIENIRVLAHKYPGLAVLQAGGSTEDATELLKVLAPAKDDAPSLSKFTLLGHKDSDTFHEVINKVKETPAECFVECKTNMADVNSNYHLIISFDDLGLELKKLKDKLQVGGVLMKLKSSSLNHYTPINGNIDEQHSRNPVVYRRPAALLGSPAPPIILLVPEDVNDEVSALVDLVKSYQTKPAQEYEISVLNTQEILKCASLVEKSVIISLLDVFPSHDQHYSILQWDEFHFNLLKDIQKAAKGMIWLTRGSHMNPHNLQGSSIIGLARTLMSEDPRKAIVTFDLDVATNICDNTVVKNIMAVFSQTFCEEPRPGCYEMEFAEKDGKVFIPRLRTIQALNQIIEGMAPCILNNRPFHNDAAGPEDLLDVKLSLVKAGLCDDSWHYTEFPQTDILPDEVDIKFSQTLLIPQDVETALGRNFESSIGLDVRGTIISVGRNVTEFLPGDEVAGLVSDGSIQSTLRVKLPFIQRNSTSLFPSQLISAYYSLVYMGRGKPGKSVLIHAGASAYGLAAIALARILGVKLFATIVGQDPDNQRKILESCGLTSDTIFSAEDEFTPCLLTMTDGKGVDILYSTSQDRLNGVEKCVKDCKPISPRPSLFRIFGSDLLGGLIVRLVGGSPYSIGRNFESMSRATAVNFDLRRLLREDADFVTELLASASKFLDEKQFDDSVVTSSAKDFSIDSLDKALKHVQEHPYQGVCTVSANSGENHKVNVLCDNNFKSLSEAIDPEGTYLLAGGLGGLGRSIAELLIANGAKHLAFVSRSGISNSQSRDFIEGLQNEGVDARVYQADLCDKASLSAVMKNQLFVQMPPIRGIFQCAAVIQDSVFDNMTYQMWNAAFLPKTQGSWNLVKNMAGLDSKPFFVFLASSAGIIGNRGQANYAAGNSFIDALAHHCLLHGVPAVSIDLGPVLGAGMLAEDDDMLDKLRAAGFYGIRHDDFLTVIKHAITREIGSLGDTTPAQVILGVGTGGLLRQNKPADPYWSRTALYSYLNLIDMPPPGLDGSNGLQGMDMKSLLARCGSTEGAVDLIRLGLSNMLAKATNLLPEEVDVNKPPSAYGVDSLVAVGVRNWVLSNCNVEVSVFEVLSNDTIMEMAHMIAKRGGYEKA; encoded by the exons ATGGACGATGACATAGCCGtcatcggccttggccttcgcTTTCCTGGGGATGCCACCGATCCGGAGAGTCTTTGGAAAATTTTAGAGGCTGGAGAATCACAATGGTCAGAGATACCTAAAGAACGACTAAATATTGATGGATATTATCATCCCAGCGGAGATCGACAAGGAAGT ATCTCCTTTAAGGGAGCACATCTTCTCAAAGGAGATATTAGAGCTTTCGATGCCACT TTCTTCTCGATTCCCTCAGAAGATGCGAAAGCGATCGATCCCCAGCAACGAATGCTGTTGGAAGTCTCCTATGAGGCACTCGAAAATG CTGGCCTGAAAAAGGAAGATGTCTACGGAAGCGATACTTCCGTTTATGTCGGATCGTTTGTCAAAG ACTACGAACAAGTATGTCTTCGAGACCCTGACTGGTCTCCACAATATGCCGCTACTGGAAAtggcattgccatcatggcaaacCGGATATCGTACTTCTTCAACTTCCACGGACCTAGTGTGACGGTTGATACTGGCTGCAGTGGCAGTTTGGTATCTGTCCACTTGGGAGCCCAGAGTCTTCGTAACAGGGAGTCATCGATT GCCATAGCAGCAGGAGCTGGCATGATTCTCACGCCAAGTACCATAATGCCAATGACCGCATTGAACTTTCTAAGTCCAGACGGCAAGTGTTTTACCTTTGATGAGCGAGCCAACGGTTACGGTCGTGGAGAAGGTATCGGCGTGGTTATCATGAAACGCCTCTCTGATGCTCTTCGGGACAACGACACAATTCGAGCTGTCATTCGTGGCACTTCAGTTAACCAAGATGGTCGAACTACCG GAATTACTCTCCCCAGTAAGGAAGCCCAAGTGGCAAACATCCGAAGCGTGTACAAGTCTGCTGGCCTTGACTTTGACCAGACTGCATATGTTGAGTGTCATGGAACAGGAACACAGGCAGGAGATTGGCGAGAGCTCAAGGCCGTTTCTGAAACACTGGCAGCCGATCGAGATATCAGGAAACCAATTGTGGTTGGATCGGTAAAGCCGAATATCGGCCATCTTGAGGGTGCTGCAGGAGTTGCTGGAATAATTAAAGGAGTAATGGTTCTTGAAAAAGGCAAGATCCCGCCTAACATTAACTTCAAAACTGGCAACCCAGATATAAACTTCGAAAATTGGAAG GTACCAACTTCTCTTATGGACTGGCCCATGCCTGGGCTTCGCAGAGTGAGTATCAATTGCTTCGGCTTTGGGGGTACCAATGCCCACGCCATTCTGGATGAAGCACCGAAATACTTGCAATCTCGTGGCTTAATAGGAAATCATAGCTCCGCTGATATGACGCCTTCGAGCCCCGACAAACTTATGCTTGATGAGGATGCTACAAAGTCCCGAGAAAACGAGTACCAGCTCTTTTGCTACTCCGCTCATGAGAAGAGCGGAGTGTCACGTATAATGGGATCTCACTCGGAGTATATTAAGGCGCGGGCCAAGTCGGGGCCCCGGGAGTTGCTGACAGACTACTCTTACACCCTTTCTTGCCGCCGGTCAACTATGGAATGGAAAGGGTTCATCGTTGCAAAGTCGATCACAGAACTTGCGGCCAAACTTGAAACTGCCGGATCGTCCGAGACTGTTCGTTCCTTGAGAAAATCACAGCCACGTATCGGCTTTGTTTTCTCTGGCCAAGGAACCCAATGGGCTAGGATGGGCCAGGATTTGATGCAGTTTCAAGTTTTCAGGAGCAGCCTTGAGGAGGCAAGCGAATACCTCTTGCATTGCCTTCAATCGCCCTTTAACTTGATAAGAGAGATTCTGAGGGATGAATCTGATTCAGCCATTTCCTATCCTCACATTGCACAGCCTGCTACAACAGCTATCCAGGTAGCCTTGGTCGACCTCCTTCATGCTTTTGGTGTGTCACCTACTAGTGTAATTGGCCACTCGTCGGGCGAGATAGCCGCTGCCTACGCTGGAGGTGCCGTTTCTCGATTCCATGCTTGGGAAATAGCCTATTTCCGAGGATTGGCTGCTATTAGTATGCCATTCCGCGCTCCAAAGTTGAAAGGAGCCATGCTGGTGCTTGGTATGTCTTTCGATGAGACACGGAAATATTTAGAAGATGGCCATTTTTCGGCAGAGATCGCTTGTGTCAATAGTCCAGCATCAACCACCATATCAGGCAGAGTTGATGCCATAGAGGCTATTTCTCAAGATCTTGCTgaaagaaaacaaaaggTATTTTGTCGTACTCTGAAAGTCCAGACTGCGTATCACTCATCCCATATGCGGCTTGTCGAGCACGATTACAGAGACTCTCTTGTATCTATACAACCGAGAGAGCTCCAAACCCAAGTTCAAATGTTCTCTTCTGTCACTGGGAAGTCTGTTCGGGGAGAAGAGCTTGGGCCACATTATTGGTCCGATAACATGGTCAATCCGGTGCTGTTTGTGGCAGCGGTAACGTCCATGATGCAACAGCCAGTAGAAGCTCGCCCAGAGATTCTCATCGAGGTCGGCCCTCGAGCGGCCTTGCGATCGCCTACGACAGAAACTATGGCGTCCATTTTTCACGAAGACTTGATTCCCGCATACTATTCCATTATGCAACCAAAGATCAATGGAATTTTAAAAGTTCTGGGGCTTGTTGGGGATCTTTGGACCGAAGGCTGCTCCCTGAATATGGAGCAGGTCATCTCTCGAGGTGAAATCCAAAGAATGAAGTGCCTGTCCAATCTCCCCCCATACCCATGGAATCATGACAAGTCATATTGGCATGAGTCTCATCTGAGTATTGCCAACAGAAATCGAGAATATCCTCGTCAGGATCTTATTGGGGCACTGACTGCGGACTCAACTCCTTTTGAGCCGCGCTGGCGTGGCTTCCTTCGAGTCTCTGAGAACCCCTGGATCCAGGACCACCAAGTACAGAAAACTATTGTCTATCCGGCTGCAGGTATGGTTTCTATGGTTCTTGAAGGGGCCAAGCAGATAAAGCCTGCAATGGATGGCTTCTTGGGGTACGAAATTAGTCATATGCATCTTTCAAAAGCTATGATCGTCCCCAACACCGAGCATGGCTTGGAAGTGGCCCTGAATATCAAGATAACCACCGACATCAGTGGAGAAGTGCAACCCAAGGCCAGCCACCAGTTTTCCATATACTCTAAGTATCTAGGGCGAGACTGGGAGCAGCATGCAACTGGATTCATACAGTTCAAGCATACAACTGCTTATTCTTCGGCCCCAAGCACGGCACATGACAAGCAGTTGGACAAGCTCTCTGATAGCTGCAAGAAGGGTATGAACTCCCGTCAGCTTTATGAAGACTTGGACACTATCGGCATGAACTATGGTCCAACTTTCCAGAATATATCAAACATCCGCAAAGGTGAGGGGGCTTGTGTATGCAAAGTCGGCGTTCCAGACACCAAGTCCAAGATGCCTGCCAAGTTCGAATATCCGCACATAATTCACCCGGCAACCTTGGACTCGATGTTTCATCCTTTGTTTGTCATTGAAACGGTTCCTATGGTTCCCACTTTTATTAAGAGTCTTTTCGTATCGACAGGCATTGATCAGGATGGTCCAAAAGTGTTTTCCGGCTTCGCCACCGCTGACCGTGTCGGACTACAAGGTGCCACTGCAAAGATTGTCATGAATGGTTGCGGCACCTCCAAGACTCGAGTTATCGTCAATGGACTGTATTTGACTGCTCTTCAGTCTACAGGCTTGGAAGAGAAATTTCTTCCAAGCTTCCGAAACCTGTGCACCGAGATTGTCTGGCGAGAAGACGCCACCTTCGACTCGTCCACTGATCTCATAGAAAACATTCGTGTTCTAGCTCACAAATATCCAGGATTAGCCGTCTTGCAGGCTGGGGGTTCTACAGAGGACGCAACAGAGCTGCTGAAAGTCCTTGCCCCGGCAAAAGATGATGCGCCATCTCTGTCGAAATTCACTTTGTTGGGACACAAGGACTCGGATACTTTCCACGAGGTGATTAACAAAGTGAAAGAAACTCCCGCAGAATGCTTCGTGGAGTGCAAAACAAACATGGCGGATGTCAACTCCAACTATCATCTCATCATCTCGTTCGATGATCTCGGTTTAGAactgaagaagctgaagGACAAACTCCAGGTTGGAGGCGTACTCATGAAACTCAAATCTTCGTCTCTAAACCACTACACTCccatcaatggcaacattgacgaACAACATTCGAGAAACCCAGTTGTGTACAGACGTCCTGCTGCGTTACTGGGCTCACCTGCTCCGCCAATCATTTTACTTGTACCAGAGGATGTGAATGACGAGGTCTCAGCTCTAGTTGACCTTGTGAAGTCCTATCAGACCAAGCCTGCGCAAGAATACGAGATATCGGTTTTGAATACTCAAGAAATTCTCAAGTGTGCCTCTCTTGTTGAGAAATCGGTTATTATTTCACTACTTGACGTTTTCCCCTCACATGACCAACACTACTCTATTCTGCAATGGGATGAATTCCACTTCAACCTGCTAAAGGACATTCAGAAGGCGGCAAAAGGAATGATTTGGCTGACCCGAGGTTCTCATATGAACCCTCATAACTTGCAAGGCTCGTCGATTATTGGTCTAGCCAGAACTCTTATGTCAGAGGACCCCCGCAAGGCTATTGTCACTTTTGATCTAGATGTTGCCACAAACATATGTGACAATACAGTCGTAAAGAATATCATGGCTGTGTTTTCTCAGACTTTCTGCGAAGAACCAAGACCGGGTTGTTATGAGATGGAGTTTGCGGAAAAGGATGGCAAAGTCTTCATTCCTCGGCTAAGGACAATTCAAGCCCTGAATCAAATCATTGAAGGGATGGCTCCATGTATTCTCAACAATCGGCCTTTCCACAACGACGCAGCTGGCCCAGAGGATTTGTTAGATGTGAAACTCTCTCTTGTCAAGGCGGGTTTGTGTGATGACTCGTGGCATTACACTGAATTTCCTCAAACAGACATACTTCCGGACGAAGTGGACATCAAATTTAGTCAGACCCTTCTCATACCCCAGGATGTCGAAACGGCTCTTGGACGCAACTTTGAATCTAGCATTGGCCTCGATGTGCGAGGAACCATCATCAGTGTCGGACGAAATGTAACAGAGTTCCTTCCTGGAGACGAAGTGGCCGGGCTAGTGTCTGATGGAAGTATCCAAAGCACGCTTAGGGTCAAATTGCCCTTCATTCAGCGTAACAGCACAAGTTTGTTCCCAAGTCAGCTTATTAGCGCATACTACTCACTTGTCTATATGGGTAGGGGAAAACCAGGCAAGTCGGTCCTCATTCATGCGGGGGCGAGTGCGTATGGCCTTGCGGCTATCGCGCTTGCCAGAATTCTGGGGGTCAAGTTATTCGCGACAATTGTCGGGCAGGACCCCGATAACCAGCGGAAGATTCTTGAGAGCTGTGGATTGACTTCAGACACCATCTTCAgtgccgaggacgagttTACTCCGTGCCTCCTAACAATGACAGATGGTAAAGGCGTGGATATTCTTTACAGCACGTCGCAAGATCGTCTAAATGGTGTTGAGAAATGTGTCAAAGATTGTAAGCCGATATCCCCAAGACCATCACTGTTTAGAATTTTTGGCTCTGACCTTCTAGGCGGCTTAATTGTGCGGCTTGTCGGTGGCAGCCCGTACTCTATCGGACGCAATTTCGAGTCGATGAGCCGTGCTACTGCTGTAAACTTCGACCTGCGACGTCTGCTGCGAGAAGACGCGGATTTTGTGACAGAACTACTCGCATCCGCATCTAAGTTCCTGGATGAGAAGCAGTTTGATGATTCAGTTGTCACCTCATCGGCAAAGGACTTCTCCATAGACTCGCTTGATAAGGCGTTGAAACATGTTCAGGAACATCCATATCAAGGCGTCTGCACGGTTTCAGCCAACTCGGGAGAAAACCACAAAGTTAATGTTCTCTGTGACAATAATTTCAAGTCTCTAAGCGAGGCCATCGACCCTGAGGGAACATATCTGCTGGCGGGTGGACTCGGCGGTCTAGGAAGAAGCATCGCCGAGCTTCTCATCGCCAATGGCGCAAAGCATCTGGCATTTGTCTCTCGATCAGGCATATCCAATAGTCAATCCCGTGACTTCATCGAGGGCTTGCAAAATGAGGGTGTTGATGCAAGAGTCTATCAAGCTGATCTTTGCGACAAGGCGTCTCTATCAGCAGTCATGAAGAACCAGTTGTTTGTTCAGATGCCTCCTATTCGAGGGATATTCCAATGCGCTGCTGTTATTCAGGACTCAGTATTTGACAACATGACCTACCAAATGTGGAATGCCGCATTCCTGCCGAAGACACAAGGTTCTTGGAACCTGGTCAAGAACATGGCGGGCTTGGATAGCAAGCCATTTTTTGTCTTCCTGGCCAGTTCAGCCGGGATCATTGGCAATCGAGGACAGGCCAATTATGCAGCCGGAAACAGCTTCATAGACGCTTTAGCACATCATTGTCTCCTTCATGGCGTCCCAGCAGTATCAATCGATCTCGGCCCTGTTCTCGGGGCAGGCAtgctcgccgaggacgacgacatgtTGGACAAGCTCCGTGCCGCAGGCTTCTACGGCATCCGCCATGATGACTTCCTTACTGTTATCAAGCACGCCATCACAAGGGAAATAGGCTCCTTGGGAGACACCACGCCGGCCCAGGTCATTCTCGGGGTGGGAACGGGCGGTTTACTGCGTCAGAACAAGCCAGCAGATCCATATTGGTCACGGACCGCGCTCTACTCGTACTTGAACTTGATAGACATGCCACCACCAGGTCTCGATGGCTCGAATGGACTACAAGGAATGGACATGAAGTCGCTCCTGGCGAGATGCGGCAGTACAGAAGGTGCAGTTGATCTCATCCGTCTCGGGTTATCAAACATGCTCGCCAAGGCTACAAATCTGCTTCCCGAAGAAGTTGACGTGAACAAGCCCCCAAGTGCGTACGGCGTTGATTCCCTGGTCGCCGTTGGAGTCAGGAATTGGGTATTGAGCAACTGTAATGTTGAGGTATCGGTGTTTGAGGTGTTGAGTAACGACACGATTATGGAAATGGCACATATGATTGCGAAGAGAGGCGGATACGAAAAGGCATAA
- the FUSA4 gene encoding Fusaristatin A biosynthesis cluster protein, with amino-acid sequence MADRVHRVTMFKLPNPAAQQKLIDAYKTVDATNQKDGKPYILSLAVGVAEEDPRAQGYTVVCKTEFASMDDLKYYDESCAAHKNLKATAKELGVEGIMTVFFKPQLLGSSA; translated from the exons ATGGCAGACCGTGTCCACCGCGTCACCATGTTCAAGCTGCCCAACCCAGCCGCCCAACAGAAGCTGATTGACGCGTACAAGACCGTCGACGCAACCAACCAAAAG GACGGCAAGCCGTATATCCTGTCACTGGCAGTGGGTGTAGCCGAGGAAGACCCTCGCGCCCAGGGGTACACCGTCGTGTGCAAAACCGAGTTTGCTAGCATGGACGATCTGAAGTATTACGACGAGAGTTGCGCCGCGCACAAGAACTTGAAGGCCACCGCGAAGGAGCTGGGTGTTGAGGGTATCATGACGGTTTTCTTCAAGCCCCAGCTCTTGGGGAGCTCAGCATAA
- the hrf1 gene encoding Protein transport protein yif1: protein MQRGAYGQSPPLHHPVPQHVSTVPQLRSPPPPPGSAQSMGQTYGGASTPYQQQGGNSGNVFGAYGQFMNDPTAQVAAQFGQTAFKHGQEYVEQNIGRYVNVSALKHYFNVSNSYVVNKLFLVLFPWRHKPWARKQATGASGQEGWYLPPRDDVNSPDMYIPVMALVTYILLSTLIAGLKGQFKPELLGYTATTGMVVVIVEIVALKLGCYLLSISSQSQLLDLIAYSGYKFVGIIATIVVAEILNGGKGTGGWIGWGVFLYTFLANSLFLMRSLRYVLLPETSGNTGGPMQTDSRAKRNQRTQFLFFYSYIVQLFFMWLLTMGI from the exons ATGCAACGGGGGGCATATGGGCAGTCGCCCCCGTTGCACCACCCCGTCCCGCAACATGTTTCTACAGTTCCCCAGCTCAGATCACCACCTCCGCCGCCTGGGTCTGCGCAGTCAATGGGGCAAACGTACGGAGGAGCGAGTACCCCATATCAGCAGCAGGGCGGCAATAGCGGCAACGTCTTTGGCGCCTACGGACAATTCATGAATGATCCAACAGCGCAGGTTGCTGCTCAATTTGGTCAAACCGCTTTCAAGCATGGCCAGGAATATGTCGAGCAGAAT ATTGGCCGATACGTCAACGTCTCTGCGTTAAAACACTACTTCAACGTCTCTAACTCATACGTCGTCAACAAATTGTTCCTCGTCCTATTCCCCTGGAGACACAAGCCTTGGGCGCGCAAACAAGCTACGGGAGCCAGTGGGCAGGAAGGATGGTATTTGCCTCCTCGTGACGACGTCAACAGTCCCGACATGTACATTCCAG TTATGGCTCTTGTCACATATATTCTCCTCTCCACATTGATTGCCGGTCTCAAGGGCCAATTCAAACCCGAGTTGTTAGGATACACCGCCACGACCGGCATGGTAGTCGTCATCGTTGAGATAGTCGCCCTGAAGCTGGGGTGCTACCTGTTGAGCATCTCAAGCCAGTCTCAGCTTCTTGACTTGATTGCCTACTCTGGCTACAAGTTTGTGGGCATCATTGCCACTATTGTTGTGGCTGAAATTctcaacggcggcaagggcaccGGCGGATGGATTGGCTGGGGTGTGTTTCTCTACACCTTTTTAGCCAATTCGCTGTTCTTG ATGCGATCGTTGAGATACGTTCTCCTGCCTGAGACATCGGGCAACACTGGCGGTCCTATGCAGACCGATTCCCGCGCAAAGCGTAACCAACGCACCCAGTTCCTCTTTTTCTACTCGTACATTGTTCAACTTTTCTTCATGTGGCTACTCACGATGGGAATTTGA